One Paraburkholderia sp. PREW-6R genomic region harbors:
- a CDS encoding ATP-binding cassette domain-containing protein has translation MISVRNVTLRRGVNVVLDNASVTFTPGEKIGLVGRNGAGKSSFFGLLNGTLHEDSGEFSIPTAWRMGQVAQEMPETGQSATDFVIEGDTVLLAAQAEVAAAEASDDGMRMAHAYMALHDAGAHDAPARAQSLILGLGFSAAQLDQPVNSFSGGWRMRLQLARALMCPSDLLLLDEPTNHLDLDALVWLEAWLKRYQGTMVVISHDREFLDAVTQVTVHVDNARLVRYGGNYSKFEEMRAEQLLLQQAAMARQADRIAHLQKFIDRFKAKASKAKQAQSRVKALERMEKVAPVLADAEFTFEFKEPLNVPNPLLSMLDASFGYPAPTDAAPDTPPTVIVRGINRSVLAGQRIGILGANGQGKSTLVKTVAHELAPIAGEISEGKGLNIGYFAQQELDVLRPLDTPLEHMIRLAKDTPAHLRAPGQSGTEQSLRTFLGTFNFSGDMVHQAVGTMSGGEKARLVLCMIVWQRPNLLLLDEPTNHLDLSTREALGIALNEFEGTVTLVSHDRSLLRAVCDEFWLVTKGGVEPFDGDLDDYQQFLRDEARRMREQAAGEQKVIA, from the coding sequence ATGATTTCCGTCCGTAATGTCACGCTGCGCCGTGGCGTCAATGTCGTACTCGACAACGCATCCGTCACCTTTACACCTGGCGAAAAGATTGGTCTGGTCGGTCGCAACGGCGCCGGGAAGTCATCCTTTTTCGGCCTGCTGAACGGCACGCTGCACGAAGACAGTGGCGAGTTTTCGATCCCCACCGCGTGGAGAATGGGCCAGGTCGCGCAGGAGATGCCGGAAACCGGCCAGAGCGCCACCGATTTCGTCATCGAGGGTGACACCGTACTGCTGGCCGCGCAAGCCGAAGTAGCCGCCGCTGAGGCGAGCGACGACGGCATGCGCATGGCGCACGCTTACATGGCCCTGCATGACGCTGGTGCCCACGACGCCCCCGCGCGTGCCCAGTCGCTCATCCTCGGTCTTGGCTTCAGTGCCGCGCAGCTTGACCAGCCGGTCAACAGCTTTTCCGGCGGCTGGCGTATGCGCCTGCAACTGGCGCGCGCACTCATGTGCCCGTCTGACCTGCTGCTGCTCGACGAGCCGACCAATCACCTCGACCTCGACGCACTGGTCTGGCTGGAAGCATGGCTCAAGCGCTACCAGGGCACCATGGTCGTGATCAGCCACGATCGCGAATTCCTCGATGCCGTGACGCAGGTGACGGTGCACGTCGACAACGCCAGGCTCGTGCGTTATGGCGGCAACTACAGCAAGTTCGAAGAGATGCGCGCCGAGCAGTTGCTGTTGCAGCAGGCCGCCATGGCAAGGCAGGCGGACAGGATCGCCCACCTGCAGAAGTTCATCGACCGTTTCAAGGCGAAGGCCTCGAAGGCGAAACAGGCGCAGAGCCGGGTCAAGGCGCTCGAACGCATGGAAAAGGTCGCACCGGTGCTGGCCGACGCAGAATTCACCTTCGAGTTCAAGGAGCCGCTCAACGTCCCCAATCCGCTGCTGTCGATGCTCGACGCGAGCTTCGGCTACCCCGCGCCCACCGACGCGGCGCCGGACACCCCGCCGACGGTCATCGTGCGGGGCATCAACCGCTCCGTGCTGGCTGGCCAGCGTATCGGCATTCTCGGCGCCAATGGACAAGGCAAGTCCACGCTGGTGAAGACGGTCGCGCACGAGCTGGCGCCCATTGCCGGCGAGATCAGTGAAGGCAAAGGCCTGAACATCGGCTACTTCGCGCAGCAGGAACTCGACGTGCTGCGTCCTCTCGATACGCCGCTCGAACACATGATCCGGCTTGCCAAAGACACGCCGGCGCATCTGCGCGCTCCGGGTCAAAGCGGCACTGAACAATCGCTTCGCACGTTCCTCGGCACGTTCAATTTCAGTGGTGACATGGTCCATCAGGCAGTCGGCACGATGAGCGGCGGCGAAAAGGCGCGGCTCGTGCTGTGCATGATCGTGTGGCAGCGCCCCAACCTGCTGCTGCTCGACGAGCCGACCAACCACCTCGACCTGTCCACACGTGAGGCGCTAGGCATCGCACTTAACGAATTCGAAGGCACGGTCACGCTGGTCAGTCACGACCGGTCGCTGCTGCGCGCGGTATGTGACGAGTTCTGGCTCGTGACCAAGGGCGGCGTCGAGCCTTTCGACGGCGATCTGGACGATTACCAGCAGTTTCTGCGCGACGAGGCGCGTCGGATGCGCGAGCAGGCCGCTGGAGAGCAAAAGGTCATCGCCTGA
- a CDS encoding cupin domain-containing protein, with product MAGDGINRREMLAMLGGMASLLMAGRAESSTIDTSQSMYTLPENIKFVAQGNAPPRSVESAFLYSSPEKEGIYYALLRWYPGYMSAPHNYATDRLCVVVSGTWWINSGADFDPGHTVPVPAGTFVRRVARTWHYDGVPRGEPEPATIAICGIGPVDMRMAEPDKPLARAV from the coding sequence ATGGCCGGAGACGGTATTAACCGACGCGAAATGCTGGCAATGTTGGGAGGCATGGCGTCGCTGCTGATGGCCGGCCGGGCCGAGTCCAGCACGATCGACACCAGCCAGAGCATGTATACGCTGCCCGAAAATATCAAGTTTGTCGCCCAAGGCAATGCGCCGCCCAGAAGCGTCGAAAGCGCATTCCTCTACAGCAGTCCCGAGAAGGAAGGCATCTACTATGCGCTACTACGCTGGTATCCCGGCTACATGAGCGCGCCGCACAACTATGCAACGGATCGTCTGTGCGTAGTGGTGTCAGGCACATGGTGGATCAACAGCGGCGCGGACTTCGATCCCGGACACACCGTCCCCGTGCCGGCCGGCACTTTCGTCCGGCGCGTTGCGAGAACCTGGCACTACGATGGCGTTCCGCGCGGCGAACCGGAGCCGGCAACGATCGCCATCTGCGGAATCGGCCCGGTAGACATGCGCATGGCCGAGCCGGACAAACCGTTGGCACGCGCCGTATAA
- a CDS encoding response regulator — protein MNVLFVDDDPDSADALAALVKTMGHEASVAYDSATAVELAHATNFDLILLDLQLGDADGRDVCADMRREGASRHSQILAMTGYVGLEQNVSLGDFNGYVLKPLQFDRLEDLLTS, from the coding sequence TTGAATGTCCTGTTTGTTGATGACGACCCGGATTCGGCCGATGCATTGGCCGCCCTTGTAAAAACAATGGGGCATGAAGCATCAGTCGCATACGATAGCGCAACTGCGGTTGAGCTTGCGCACGCTACCAATTTCGACCTCATCCTCCTCGACTTGCAACTAGGCGACGCCGACGGTCGGGACGTCTGCGCCGACATGCGCCGCGAGGGCGCGTCGCGACACTCGCAAATCCTCGCCATGACTGGCTATGTCGGATTGGAACAGAACGTCAGTCTTGGCGACTTCAACGGCTATGTGCTGAAGCCGCTTCAGTTCGACCGGCTTGAAGATCTGCTGACGTCGTAG
- a CDS encoding MFS transporter — protein sequence MDSKTVARGVDDAAHMAATTGSPPLSWYAEAGPRARRAFWSCKVGYVLDGMDTQMLSFVIPTLVSVWHISLADAGFIGTMTLLSSALGGWIAGILSDRIGRVRTLQLTVLWFAVFTALCGLAQNYGQLLTARALMGFGFGGEWTAGAVLIGEVIRARDRGKAVGLVQSGWALGWGLAALLYAVLFSVMAPDIAWRVLFLIGLVPALLVLFIRRYVKEPEVFEQARVRHTHAQDKPRFTEIFAPRLLSTTLRAALLTTGAQGGYYAITTWLPTFLKTERHLTVMGTGGYLAMIIAGSYVGYLCSAWLTDRIGRKPNFILFALGSMAIAFAYTSLPLTNASMLWLGFPLGFFASGIFSGMGAFLTELFPTRVRGSGQGFCYNVGRAVGALFPVLIGTLSSRFGLGASIGIFAVAAYGVLIIAALTLPETRGRELESA from the coding sequence ATGGACAGCAAAACAGTCGCGCGAGGCGTCGACGATGCCGCCCACATGGCGGCGACAACGGGCAGCCCGCCCCTTTCCTGGTATGCGGAAGCCGGTCCGCGCGCACGTCGCGCATTCTGGAGTTGCAAGGTCGGCTATGTGCTCGACGGCATGGACACGCAGATGCTGTCTTTCGTGATTCCGACACTCGTGTCGGTCTGGCACATTTCGCTCGCCGACGCAGGCTTCATCGGCACCATGACGCTGCTTTCGTCCGCGCTGGGCGGCTGGATCGCGGGCATACTGTCCGACCGCATCGGTCGCGTCCGCACGTTGCAGCTTACCGTGCTGTGGTTCGCCGTATTCACCGCGCTGTGCGGTCTCGCGCAAAACTATGGCCAGCTGCTCACGGCCCGCGCGCTGATGGGCTTCGGCTTCGGCGGCGAATGGACAGCGGGCGCAGTGCTGATCGGCGAAGTGATCCGGGCACGCGACCGCGGCAAGGCGGTCGGCCTCGTCCAGTCGGGCTGGGCGCTCGGCTGGGGCCTGGCTGCCCTGCTCTACGCGGTTTTGTTCTCGGTGATGGCGCCTGACATCGCGTGGCGCGTGCTGTTCCTCATCGGACTCGTGCCGGCCTTGCTCGTACTGTTTATCCGCCGCTATGTGAAAGAGCCAGAAGTATTCGAGCAGGCCAGGGTTCGCCACACGCATGCTCAGGATAAGCCGCGCTTTACCGAAATCTTCGCACCCCGACTGCTTTCCACGACATTGCGCGCCGCCCTTCTCACCACCGGCGCTCAGGGAGGCTACTACGCGATCACGACATGGCTGCCAACGTTTTTGAAGACCGAGCGTCATCTCACGGTGATGGGCACGGGCGGCTATCTGGCGATGATCATCGCCGGTTCGTATGTGGGTTATCTATGCAGTGCGTGGCTCACGGACAGAATTGGCCGCAAGCCGAACTTCATCCTGTTCGCGCTCGGTTCAATGGCGATCGCGTTCGCGTACACGTCGTTGCCGCTCACCAATGCATCGATGCTGTGGCTTGGATTTCCGCTGGGTTTCTTCGCATCGGGCATTTTTTCGGGCATGGGCGCGTTCCTCACTGAACTCTTTCCAACCCGCGTGCGCGGTTCGGGCCAAGGCTTTTGCTACAACGTTGGCCGCGCGGTCGGCGCGCTTTTCCCGGTGCTGATCGGTACGCTGTCGAGCCGGTTCGGCCTCGGCGCGAGTATCGGCATATTCGCGGTGGCGGCCTATGGCGTGCTGATTATTGCCGCGCTGACGTTACCGGAGACGCGCGGCCGCGAACTCGAATCGGCGTGA
- a CDS encoding putative hydro-lyase translates to MTPFEFRQAVRHRDFRGPTAGQCGDYAQANLAILPASHAHDFLRFCHANPKPCPLLGVGEPGDFRVPVLGRDIDIRTDVPAYNVYRDGNLHERVESIEALWQDDFVVFAIGCSFSFEHMLAKEGIGLRHVEEGRNVPMYRTHIPNRRAGVFGGELVVSMRPLRGADAIRAVQITSRFPGVHGAPVHIGDPEELGIADLARPEFGDAVTIRAGELAVYWACGVTPQTALMAAKLPLAIAHAPGHMLMTDITNASLAIF, encoded by the coding sequence ATGACGCCATTCGAATTCCGCCAGGCCGTACGTCATCGCGACTTTCGCGGCCCGACGGCCGGCCAGTGCGGCGACTACGCGCAGGCGAATCTCGCGATTCTGCCCGCCTCACACGCGCACGATTTTCTGCGTTTCTGTCATGCCAATCCGAAGCCGTGTCCGCTGCTGGGCGTGGGCGAGCCCGGCGACTTTCGCGTACCGGTGCTTGGCCGCGACATCGATATCCGCACCGACGTGCCTGCGTACAACGTCTACCGCGACGGCAACCTTCACGAGCGCGTCGAATCGATCGAAGCCCTCTGGCAGGATGATTTCGTCGTATTCGCGATCGGCTGCTCGTTCTCGTTCGAGCACATGCTCGCCAAGGAAGGTATCGGACTGCGCCACGTCGAAGAGGGCCGTAACGTACCGATGTACCGCACTCACATTCCGAACCGGCGGGCCGGCGTGTTTGGCGGCGAACTCGTCGTATCGATGCGCCCGCTGCGCGGCGCCGACGCGATTCGCGCGGTGCAGATCACGAGCCGTTTTCCGGGTGTGCATGGTGCGCCCGTGCATATCGGCGATCCGGAAGAACTCGGCATCGCCGATCTTGCACGCCCGGAGTTTGGCGACGCGGTGACGATCCGCGCAGGCGAACTCGCGGTGTACTGGGCATGCGGCGTGACGCCGCAAACGGCGCTGATGGCCGCGAAGCTGCCGCTCGCCATTGCGCACGCGCCCGGCCACATGCTGATGACAGACATCACCAACGCATCGCTCGCGATCTTCTGA
- a CDS encoding LysR family transcriptional regulator, translated as MNTRFLETFVTLAKLRSFRTTATALHATPAAISQRLKALEDELRTVLVDRESREFRLTANGEYLLGYAKAVVEATRQLQAAASNEGAMRGKLRLGVIETVVHSWLADYMRRLSHDFPQLEVELAVDVSVVLQRRLMAGELDLIIRVEGSDEESVVCDALANYPVHWIARAGLLPLSRSGLARRVLRHPILTFGRGTAPHRALEDIVSKLALANSVPLSDTRITGSPSISVIVQLVRDGFGVAAIPRLFVADFIARGEVVELPLQPLPPSIVVSMSRRADAPLFVHGAANAARAACHEYCESGDRRLIERL; from the coding sequence ATGAACACCCGCTTTCTGGAAACCTTCGTCACGCTGGCCAAGCTGCGCAGCTTTCGCACCACGGCGACAGCGTTGCACGCCACGCCTGCCGCGATCTCCCAACGTCTGAAAGCACTGGAAGACGAGCTGCGGACCGTCCTCGTCGATCGCGAGAGCCGCGAGTTCCGGCTCACAGCGAACGGCGAATACCTGCTCGGCTATGCAAAGGCGGTGGTCGAAGCGACGCGCCAGTTGCAGGCCGCCGCGTCGAACGAAGGCGCGATGCGCGGCAAACTGCGACTCGGCGTGATCGAGACGGTCGTCCACAGCTGGCTCGCCGACTACATGCGACGCCTGTCACACGATTTCCCGCAACTCGAGGTGGAGTTGGCCGTCGACGTCAGCGTCGTGTTGCAGCGTCGCCTGATGGCGGGCGAGCTGGATCTGATCATTCGGGTGGAGGGCAGCGACGAGGAATCCGTCGTGTGCGACGCGCTTGCAAACTATCCGGTGCACTGGATTGCTCGCGCGGGACTGCTGCCGCTTTCGCGCAGCGGCCTCGCGAGGCGCGTACTGCGTCATCCAATCCTCACCTTTGGACGCGGCACGGCACCGCACCGCGCGCTGGAGGACATCGTCAGCAAACTCGCGCTCGCGAACAGCGTGCCGCTCTCGGATACGCGCATTACCGGTTCGCCGTCGATCTCGGTGATTGTACAGTTGGTGCGCGATGGTTTCGGCGTGGCGGCCATTCCTCGTCTGTTCGTCGCCGATTTCATCGCGCGCGGAGAAGTGGTGGAGTTGCCGCTGCAGCCCTTGCCGCCGTCAATCGTGGTGTCGATGTCGCGCCGTGCGGATGCGCCACTGTTTGTGCACGGCGCGGCGAACGCGGCACGTGCGGCCTGCCACGAATACTGTGAGTCGGGGGATCGGCGCCTGATTGAACGCTTGTGA
- a CDS encoding HAMP domain-containing sensor histidine kinase → MKRIPFATQLVLLWALVAVICVLLAGIIWLLFQTDQSRQIAIASQQATVACEHVAARYSLSRQFAGDAYDTDLMHAVLDTVLIQAPKVEGGFWEDSESGTAGSSPPARPMAGPQAHVEPAAPPRPSRGFLAYSFPTYEGSGVKRDIPEAETPLILRALRQAASGHGPVNDSVPGGQGATVGAACPVAGSRGLYAWTLTRAQAPLGPYGHVLVLSLAVVLTGILVIALLLGIALRRWRNSLSALERSLSPDTAASFVSLAAVGEPDLDKIIVAVNGFAARSSASQARAAALSEKLLQAERFSSLGKLAAQVAHEIRNPLGAVRLKLENILAHDGDAHHSALVSALGQVERIETQVSSLLALTQPVALAPRPMNAAEWVASTVNTHDEQARMKSVTLSLDVACLNEAPRAGEEDAPQFDPVQMARALDNLILNAIRHAPVGGRVTVSARQVARDDSRMLRIAVVDNGPGVPAADRERIFEPFVTGRPDGSGLGLAVAREVATAHGGSAYLAETENGACFVIEVPWHTYS, encoded by the coding sequence ATGAAGCGGATTCCCTTCGCGACGCAGCTTGTGCTTCTTTGGGCCCTCGTTGCCGTTATCTGCGTGCTGCTCGCCGGGATCATCTGGCTATTGTTCCAGACGGACCAGAGTCGGCAGATCGCTATCGCCAGTCAGCAGGCCACCGTGGCCTGCGAGCATGTCGCAGCGCGCTATTCGCTCTCCCGCCAGTTCGCGGGCGACGCTTACGACACGGACCTGATGCATGCGGTCCTCGACACTGTGCTGATCCAGGCGCCCAAGGTCGAAGGCGGTTTCTGGGAAGACAGCGAAAGCGGGACGGCCGGTTCGAGCCCGCCCGCACGTCCGATGGCCGGTCCGCAGGCTCACGTGGAGCCCGCTGCGCCGCCGAGACCTTCTCGTGGCTTCCTCGCGTACTCGTTCCCTACGTATGAAGGTAGCGGCGTCAAGCGCGACATCCCGGAGGCGGAGACACCGCTGATACTGCGGGCACTGCGCCAGGCCGCATCCGGACATGGGCCGGTCAATGACTCCGTGCCCGGTGGACAGGGTGCAACGGTGGGTGCCGCGTGCCCGGTTGCCGGAAGCCGGGGGCTGTATGCCTGGACCCTCACTCGGGCCCAGGCTCCGCTTGGGCCGTACGGTCATGTGCTCGTGCTGTCGCTCGCCGTGGTCCTGACGGGCATCCTTGTCATTGCTTTGCTTCTTGGAATCGCGTTGCGACGTTGGCGCAACAGTCTGTCCGCACTCGAGCGCAGTTTATCGCCCGATACGGCGGCTTCTTTTGTCAGCCTTGCGGCGGTGGGAGAGCCGGATCTCGACAAGATCATCGTCGCCGTCAACGGCTTCGCTGCGCGATCCAGCGCGTCGCAGGCGCGCGCCGCCGCACTCAGTGAAAAGCTGCTGCAGGCAGAGCGCTTCTCGTCGCTTGGCAAGCTCGCTGCGCAGGTGGCGCATGAAATCCGTAACCCACTTGGCGCGGTAAGGTTGAAACTGGAGAACATCCTCGCGCACGACGGCGACGCACACCACTCGGCGCTCGTGTCGGCACTGGGTCAGGTGGAGCGCATTGAAACCCAGGTGTCGAGTTTGCTCGCGTTGACGCAGCCCGTGGCATTGGCGCCGAGACCCATGAACGCGGCAGAATGGGTGGCGTCGACGGTCAATACGCATGACGAGCAGGCGAGGATGAAAAGCGTCACGCTGTCGCTCGACGTCGCCTGCCTGAACGAAGCGCCACGGGCCGGGGAAGAGGATGCGCCGCAGTTCGACCCGGTACAGATGGCAAGAGCGCTCGATAACCTTATTCTGAACGCAATCAGGCATGCACCGGTCGGCGGACGGGTGACCGTCAGCGCTCGACAGGTTGCGCGTGACGACAGCCGCATGCTGCGTATCGCCGTTGTCGATAATGGGCCAGGCGTGCCGGCGGCGGACCGCGAGCGTATTTTCGAGCCCTTCGTCACGGGCCGTCCGGACGGCTCGGGCCTCGGCCTTGCCGTTGCCCGCGAAGTCGCCACCGCCCACGGTGGCAGCGCGTATCTGGCGGAAACTGAGAACGGCGCGTGTTTCGTCATTGAGGTCCCATGGCACACATACTCGTAG
- a CDS encoding sigma-54 dependent transcriptional regulator — translation MAHILVVDDDDGFREGLVETLVDLGHTVEEAITGEEALEKVGSSREPLTCMFLDFRLPGMDGLAVLEALQRSTPGTALPVVMLTGFASSDNTIGAMTLGAFDHLTKPVGRQAIQSLIERIVSSTETGETSGERLPPFSVEPESAKPRLLGVSETLREVQKQIGRAASSDSTVLLHGETGTGKEVAARVLHDASRRRSKPFIAVNCAAIPADLLESELFGHVKGAFTGASADRAGCFASADGGTLLLDEVGDMPLPMQAKLLRVIQERQITPVGSNRAIRVDIRLVAATHRNLKAMVETGAFREDLLYRLNIIPIELPPLRERLADILPLAEHFLAEASARRSRDMRLSAPAQRLLLNYSWPGNVRELRNAIERAGALAPGPSITAEDLAFLSSQPQDDQGGGPPAAARYLEMSLPDAVESLERAMVTHALTLAGNNRADAARRLGISRQTLYAKLAALKLE, via the coding sequence ATGGCACACATACTCGTAGTGGACGACGATGATGGCTTCCGCGAGGGGCTGGTCGAAACGCTGGTTGACCTTGGGCATACGGTCGAAGAAGCGATCACCGGCGAAGAGGCGCTGGAAAAGGTCGGGAGCAGTCGTGAACCATTGACCTGCATGTTCCTCGACTTCCGTCTGCCGGGCATGGACGGTCTTGCAGTCCTTGAAGCTTTGCAGCGGAGCACGCCCGGCACGGCGCTGCCAGTGGTGATGCTGACAGGCTTCGCATCGAGCGATAACACCATCGGCGCAATGACACTCGGCGCATTCGACCACCTGACGAAGCCGGTCGGAAGACAGGCGATACAGTCGCTGATCGAGCGTATCGTCTCATCGACGGAAACCGGCGAGACGTCGGGGGAGCGATTGCCTCCGTTCAGCGTCGAACCGGAGAGCGCGAAGCCGCGGCTGCTGGGTGTGAGTGAGACACTGCGCGAGGTGCAGAAGCAGATCGGACGCGCGGCATCGTCGGACTCAACGGTCCTTCTCCACGGTGAGACGGGTACGGGGAAGGAGGTGGCGGCGCGCGTGCTTCACGATGCGTCCAGGCGTCGGAGCAAACCGTTTATCGCAGTGAACTGTGCGGCCATTCCCGCCGACCTGCTGGAGAGCGAACTGTTCGGCCATGTCAAAGGCGCGTTCACAGGGGCATCCGCGGACCGGGCTGGGTGCTTTGCCTCGGCCGACGGAGGTACGTTACTCCTCGACGAAGTAGGCGACATGCCGCTGCCGATGCAGGCCAAGCTGCTAAGGGTGATTCAGGAACGGCAGATTACGCCAGTCGGATCCAACCGGGCGATCCGGGTCGACATCCGGCTCGTCGCGGCGACCCACCGGAACCTGAAGGCGATGGTCGAAACGGGTGCGTTTCGCGAAGACCTGCTTTACCGGCTCAACATCATCCCTATCGAGCTTCCGCCTCTACGGGAGCGACTCGCCGACATCCTTCCACTTGCCGAACACTTCCTCGCCGAGGCTTCGGCCCGTCGGTCCCGCGACATGCGGTTGTCGGCGCCCGCACAACGGCTGCTGCTCAATTACTCGTGGCCGGGCAATGTCCGTGAGCTGAGAAACGCGATCGAGCGTGCAGGCGCGCTGGCTCCGGGTCCCTCGATCACCGCAGAGGACCTTGCGTTTCTTAGTTCGCAACCACAGGACGATCAGGGAGGCGGCCCGCCGGCGGCGGCACGCTACCTCGAAATGTCACTCCCGGACGCCGTGGAATCACTCGAACGTGCCATGGTGACTCACGCGCTCACGCTTGCGGGCAACAACCGCGCCGATGCGGCTCGGCGGCTCGGCATTAGTCGTCAAACGCTGTACGCGAAGCTCGCGGCGCTCAAGCTCGAATAA
- a CDS encoding MFS transporter, whose amino-acid sequence MADVQAGIGPFVGVFLQARGWNPALIGSVMTIGGIAGMLATTPAGAIVDATRHKRAVVAIACVMTLFASGLLWMSNSWPVVALSQVATAVTGAAVGPALAGICLGLVHRAGFDRQFSRNQVANHAGNVTAAALSGWLGWRFGYGAVFLLSIAFALLSLASVVAIPAHSIDHDAARGLARDHDPHEGDMAGRWKMLLRHRPLLALAVSLALFHLGNAAMLPLYGLALVAGHRANGSVATAETIVIAQSVMVVASLAANRLFRWRGYWWVMLLSFMALPLRGFIAAHVVSLGGIWPVQILDGIGAGLQSVAVPALVVRLLQGTGRVNVGQGLVMTFQAVGAGLSPALGGWLANTFSYHVAFLTLGGISIGSIAIWLLFSSQVRRACEDKAAVDTEPSPPAAAI is encoded by the coding sequence ATGGCTGACGTGCAGGCTGGAATCGGGCCGTTCGTCGGGGTGTTTCTGCAGGCCCGGGGCTGGAACCCTGCGCTGATCGGCTCGGTGATGACGATAGGAGGCATCGCCGGCATGCTGGCGACCACGCCAGCAGGCGCGATCGTCGATGCGACACGGCACAAACGGGCGGTGGTGGCGATCGCCTGTGTCATGACGCTGTTCGCATCGGGATTGTTATGGATGTCGAATTCATGGCCGGTCGTTGCGTTATCGCAGGTGGCAACCGCTGTAACGGGCGCCGCCGTGGGTCCCGCACTCGCAGGCATTTGCCTCGGACTCGTTCATCGTGCTGGGTTCGATCGCCAGTTCAGCCGCAACCAGGTCGCCAACCATGCGGGTAACGTCACCGCCGCCGCACTGTCGGGCTGGCTGGGCTGGCGCTTCGGTTATGGAGCGGTCTTTTTACTCAGCATTGCATTCGCGCTGCTTTCGCTCGCCTCGGTCGTGGCCATCCCTGCCCACTCCATCGACCACGACGCGGCGCGAGGTCTCGCTCGCGATCATGATCCTCACGAGGGTGACATGGCCGGCCGGTGGAAGATGCTGCTGCGACACCGGCCGCTGCTCGCACTAGCGGTGTCGCTGGCGCTGTTCCATCTCGGTAACGCTGCAATGCTGCCGCTATATGGGCTCGCGCTTGTTGCCGGGCATCGCGCGAACGGCAGCGTCGCAACCGCCGAGACGATCGTCATCGCCCAGTCGGTCATGGTGGTGGCCTCGCTTGCGGCGAATCGCCTGTTCCGCTGGCGCGGCTACTGGTGGGTGATGCTGCTGTCGTTCATGGCCTTGCCGCTGCGTGGGTTCATTGCCGCACATGTAGTCAGTCTGGGGGGCATCTGGCCGGTCCAGATACTCGACGGTATCGGTGCCGGATTGCAGAGCGTCGCGGTGCCGGCACTCGTGGTCCGCCTGTTACAGGGCACGGGGCGCGTCAATGTCGGTCAGGGACTGGTCATGACTTTCCAGGCGGTCGGTGCAGGTTTGAGCCCGGCGCTGGGTGGATGGCTCGCAAATACCTTCAGTTACCACGTCGCCTTTCTGACATTAGGCGGCATTTCGATCGGATCGATTGCTATTTGGCTGCTGTTCAGTAGCCAGGTGCGGCGTGCCTGTGAAGACAAGGCTGCCGTTGACACAGAACCCTCGCCGCCCGCTGCGGCCATCTGA
- a CDS encoding formate/nitrite transporter family protein, producing the protein MPGQDSGSNSPHLDDGEQEQAAKHASPRALVIHEVVREEGETAMERTAGALMMSALAAGLSMGFSFLIQAVIESSIPDSPWRHLVASFGYTVGFVIVILGQQQLFTESTLSAVLPVLTRRDLKTVAKTGRLWAIVLVFNIVGTFIFAAMLQIRGVFPDEVVKALGHLAAQPFSGSFTITVVRAVFAGWLIALMVWLLPSARSARLITILLITYVVGISNLSHIIAGSVEASYGVMTGAASVRDYLCVFFGPTLLGNMIGGISLVAIINHGSIASEMTSTEQNDSMQGEAIREQ; encoded by the coding sequence ATGCCTGGCCAAGACTCCGGTTCCAATTCTCCTCACCTCGACGACGGCGAACAGGAGCAGGCAGCCAAGCACGCGTCTCCGCGCGCGCTTGTCATTCATGAGGTCGTCCGGGAAGAGGGCGAGACCGCAATGGAGCGGACCGCCGGCGCACTGATGATGTCGGCTCTGGCCGCTGGTCTCTCGATGGGGTTCTCGTTCCTGATCCAGGCTGTGATCGAAAGTTCGATACCCGACAGCCCCTGGCGCCATCTCGTCGCGTCGTTCGGCTACACGGTTGGATTTGTCATCGTCATTCTCGGGCAGCAGCAACTGTTCACGGAAAGCACGCTGAGCGCGGTTCTTCCTGTGCTGACTCGCAGAGACCTGAAGACAGTCGCAAAGACTGGGCGACTGTGGGCGATCGTACTGGTTTTTAACATCGTCGGTACATTCATCTTCGCCGCGATGCTCCAGATTCGTGGCGTTTTTCCGGACGAAGTCGTGAAGGCACTCGGACATCTCGCGGCGCAGCCATTTTCCGGAAGCTTCACGATTACGGTCGTTCGCGCCGTGTTCGCCGGCTGGCTCATCGCGCTAATGGTCTGGTTGCTTCCGAGCGCGCGTTCGGCACGACTCATCACGATTTTATTGATTACGTATGTGGTCGGAATCAGCAATCTGTCGCACATCATCGCCGGCTCCGTTGAGGCGAGCTATGGCGTGATGACCGGCGCCGCAAGCGTGCGGGACTACCTCTGCGTATTTTTTGGGCCCACCCTGCTCGGCAATATGATCGGAGGGATTTCTCTCGTGGCAATTATCAACCACGGCTCCATTGCCTCCGAAATGACGAGCACGGAGCAAAATGATTCTATGCAGGGCGAGGCGATTCGTGAGCAGTAA